The following are encoded together in the Thiobacillus sp. SCUT-2 genome:
- a CDS encoding diguanylate cyclase domain-containing protein, whose protein sequence is MHRGLSFLSGVAFVALIALICGLLFNSLYQLRALGEQLNIVVEHHNRKIDLITQTQVAAHIRADSLYRMVLADDPFERDPHFLEFNRAAFLVGQGRNALRALGLTPAEQRDFDAQTQLVSHIQAVQEHVVDLLYDGHRTQAREALARDAIPLQEAFNAQLADMRNAYQRANLAAQRAAQQTYRQAYLLTVIFGAAAITLALLIAWHTIRKISQKSRQLRDQMAALEQSRAALREEATHDALTGLANRRLFYDRLQQAIRHSLRYGGKVGILYVDMDRFKDINDQHGHHIGDAVLMEVAQRLRECVRESDSVARLGGDEFVVLLEGVQDRQDCLAAALKIEQSLARTTRFGDLHLEIDASIGQALYPDDGDDEDALIRAADAAMYRVKSGCESERQCSLPFQ, encoded by the coding sequence ATGCACAGGGGACTTTCGTTTCTCAGTGGAGTCGCGTTTGTTGCGCTGATCGCGCTGATCTGCGGCCTGCTGTTCAACAGCCTGTACCAGCTCCGCGCACTCGGCGAGCAACTCAACATCGTGGTCGAGCACCACAACCGCAAGATCGACCTCATCACCCAGACCCAGGTGGCCGCGCATATCCGCGCCGACAGTCTCTATCGCATGGTGCTGGCCGACGACCCGTTCGAACGCGACCCCCATTTCCTGGAGTTCAACCGCGCCGCCTTCCTGGTCGGCCAAGGCCGCAACGCCCTGCGGGCGCTCGGGTTGACGCCCGCCGAGCAGCGCGATTTCGACGCCCAGACGCAGCTGGTGAGTCACATTCAGGCCGTCCAGGAACACGTGGTCGACCTCCTGTACGACGGCCACCGGACGCAAGCCCGGGAGGCACTCGCGCGCGACGCGATCCCGCTGCAGGAAGCATTCAACGCGCAGCTGGCCGACATGCGCAACGCCTACCAGCGCGCCAACCTAGCCGCCCAGCGCGCCGCGCAGCAGACCTACCGGCAGGCCTACCTCCTCACCGTGATCTTTGGCGCGGCCGCGATCACGCTGGCCTTGCTGATCGCGTGGCACACGATCCGCAAGATCAGCCAGAAGTCGCGGCAACTGCGCGATCAGATGGCCGCGCTCGAGCAGTCGCGCGCCGCGTTGCGCGAGGAGGCCACCCACGACGCCCTGACCGGGCTCGCGAACCGCCGGCTGTTCTACGACCGGCTGCAGCAGGCGATCCGCCATTCGCTGCGCTACGGCGGCAAGGTCGGCATCCTCTATGTCGACATGGATCGCTTCAAGGACATCAACGACCAACACGGCCATCACATCGGCGATGCGGTGCTGATGGAAGTGGCGCAGCGCCTGCGGGAGTGCGTGCGCGAGTCGGACTCCGTCGCACGGCTGGGGGGCGACGAGTTCGTGGTGCTGCTCGAGGGCGTGCAGGATCGCCAGGACTGCCTCGCGGCCGCCCTCAAGATCGAGCAAAGCCTCGCGCGGACCACGCGCTTCGGCGACCTGCATCTCGAGATCGACGCCTCGATCGGCCAGGCGCTCTACCCCGACGACGGCGATGACGAGGATGCCCTGATCCGCGCCGCCGACGCCGCCATGTATCGGGTCAAATCCGGCTGCGAGTCGGAGCGGCAGTGCTCGCTGCCGTTCCAGTAA
- a CDS encoding CDP-alcohol phosphatidyltransferase family protein — MSARVLNLPNVITLLRIAAVPLVAWLIVEQRWVAACWLFLAAAVSDGIDGFLARWLDQMTPLGAALDTVADKALGIVTLVMLTQGGAIPLWVTAAILLRDTVIVLGALSYRGLAGHLEIHPTWLGKTHMFAEFTLLALVLGGLAGVLALGDWLQYVFVAVFAIAVGSGLQYVWIWSAKARRAREALRLKAR; from the coding sequence ATGAGCGCGCGCGTCCTGAACCTGCCCAACGTCATCACCCTGCTGCGGATAGCAGCCGTGCCGCTCGTCGCCTGGCTGATCGTGGAGCAGCGCTGGGTGGCGGCGTGCTGGCTGTTCCTCGCTGCCGCGGTGTCGGACGGCATCGACGGCTTTCTTGCGCGCTGGCTCGACCAGATGACGCCGCTCGGTGCCGCGCTCGACACCGTCGCCGACAAGGCGCTCGGCATCGTGACGCTGGTGATGCTGACGCAGGGCGGGGCGATCCCGCTGTGGGTGACGGCGGCGATCCTGCTACGCGATACGGTCATCGTCCTGGGCGCCTTGAGCTACCGCGGGCTGGCAGGTCACCTGGAGATTCATCCGACCTGGCTGGGCAAGACGCACATGTTCGCCGAATTCACGCTGTTGGCCCTGGTGCTGGGCGGCCTTGCCGGCGTGCTGGCGCTCGGCGACTGGCTGCAATACGTGTTCGTCGCCGTCTTCGCCATCGCCGTGGGCTCGGGCCTGCAGTACGTCTGGATCTGGAGCGCGAAGGCGCGCCGCGCGCGCGAGGCGCTGCGGCTCAAGGCGCGCTGA
- the hrpA gene encoding ATP-dependent RNA helicase HrpA translates to MTATPSIAYPDLPVAARRDDILAALRRNRVLILCGETGSGKTTQIPKMCLEALRESGPGRAGRLIGCTQPRRIAARSVAARIAQELGSELGGLVGYKVRFTDKVREDTAIKVMTDGILLAESQGDPLLSRYDTIIIDEAHERSLNIDFLLGYLKTLLDKRSDLRVVITSATIDAERFSRHFGDAPVIEVSGRTYPVEIRWRPIERDDDPEARKPSPQPSPRSGGGSKRDAQGDLTAAILDATDELARLGPGDTLVFLPGEREIRDTAEALRKHHPPGTEILPLFSRLSVAEQDAIFKPTSALRRIVLATNVAETSLTVPGIRYVIDPGTARVKRYSARNKVEQLLVEKISQASANQRAGRCGRVADGVCIRLYDEADFANRPRFTDPELLRSSLAGVILRMKSLNLGDVVGFPFIDPPGHRLVSDGYQLLAELHALDEQGHLTRIGRQLAKLPLDPRIARMLLAAEQQRCVREVLVIASALSVQDPRDRPMERAQAADEKHKLFADERSDFMGWLKLWKWYDEQLKHKKTNRQLQTLLQDHFLSPRRMREWRDIHGQLHAQVAELGLRENEKDAGYDAIHQALLTGLLGNIGFKSDEAKGRPKPGEGNYQGARGIKLSIHPGSALAKKGPKWIMAAELTDTGRLLARTVAEVRPEWIEAAGRHLLTRMYIEPHWEKDGARVAAFERVSLYGITLVPRRKIHYGPIDPALSRELFIRGALVAGDYDTRAAWHAHNRALIKEIEDLEHKARKSGVWLDEERIFRVFDARIPADLHNGAAFESWRAEAETADPRILFLQREDILGEGLGADHTLFPEAMQVDGVTCKLKYRFEPGHPLDGVTLRLPLYLLNRIEPAQVDWLVPGLIREKLTALLKNLPKDKRRPLIPLPDTVTAFLSVAKPGEAPLTEALTRFIRRKSGADVHPDEWKGELPAHLKMNVSVVDDSGEELASGRDLAALRRQLGGTARITYGGGAEDNPFERAGLTEWTFGDLPEQVKFRRAGRELVGHPALVDNGETVDLRLLDDAAAAEAETRRGVVRLLRLALAAQFKQLDKDLSRETALALKYRAFGSAEQLRAEVLDAIAARALLGDDDVPRSQREFEKQKERAKPRIAVVKQALLRDIAEILDLHAQVAARLAAKPQFPGVMRDEAAHLAALVSKDFITATPWAHLKDLPRYLRGILKRLEKLPAAEQRDARGMAGVLTLQNKYAVRRAQVKGAVPAALDEFRWHLEELRISLFAQELKTPYPVSVKRLDKLWDELARQPLA, encoded by the coding sequence TTGACTGCCACGCCTTCCATCGCCTATCCCGACCTGCCGGTCGCCGCCCGCCGCGACGACATCCTCGCCGCGCTGAGGCGGAACCGCGTCCTGATCCTGTGCGGCGAGACCGGTTCGGGCAAGACCACGCAGATTCCCAAGATGTGCCTGGAGGCGCTGCGGGAATCCGGGCCGGGCCGCGCCGGTAGGCTCATCGGCTGCACCCAGCCGCGCCGCATCGCCGCCCGCTCGGTGGCCGCGCGCATCGCGCAGGAGCTGGGCTCCGAACTCGGCGGGCTGGTCGGCTACAAGGTGCGCTTCACCGACAAGGTGCGCGAGGACACCGCGATCAAGGTGATGACCGACGGCATCCTGCTCGCCGAAAGCCAGGGCGATCCGCTGCTCTCGCGCTACGACACGATCATCATCGACGAGGCGCACGAGCGCAGCCTCAACATCGACTTCCTGCTCGGTTACCTGAAGACGCTGCTGGACAAGCGAAGCGACCTGCGCGTGGTCATCACCTCCGCCACCATCGACGCCGAGCGGTTCTCGAGGCACTTCGGCGACGCGCCGGTGATCGAGGTATCCGGGCGGACCTATCCGGTCGAGATCCGCTGGCGCCCGATCGAGCGCGACGACGACCCAGAGGCACGTAAGCCCTCTCCCCAACCCTCCCCCCGCAGCGGGGGAGGGAGCAAACGTGACGCCCAAGGCGATCTGACTGCCGCCATTCTCGACGCCACCGACGAGCTGGCGCGGCTCGGCCCCGGCGACACGCTGGTCTTCCTGCCGGGCGAGCGCGAGATCCGCGACACCGCCGAGGCCTTGCGCAAGCACCATCCGCCGGGCACCGAGATCCTGCCGCTGTTCTCGCGGCTGTCGGTCGCCGAGCAGGACGCGATCTTCAAGCCGACTTCGGCGCTGCGGCGCATCGTGCTCGCCACCAACGTCGCCGAAACCTCGCTCACCGTGCCGGGCATCCGCTACGTGATCGACCCCGGCACCGCGCGCGTGAAGCGCTATTCGGCGCGCAACAAGGTCGAGCAGCTGCTGGTCGAGAAGATCTCGCAGGCCTCGGCCAACCAGCGCGCCGGCCGCTGCGGCCGCGTGGCCGACGGCGTGTGCATCCGCCTCTACGACGAGGCGGACTTCGCCAACCGGCCGCGCTTCACCGACCCCGAGCTGCTGCGTTCCTCATTGGCCGGCGTCATCCTGAGAATGAAGTCGCTGAATCTTGGCGATGTCGTCGGCTTTCCCTTCATCGATCCGCCGGGCCACCGGCTCGTCAGCGACGGCTATCAGCTGCTCGCGGAACTGCACGCGCTCGACGAGCAGGGGCACCTGACCAGGATCGGCCGCCAGCTGGCGAAGCTGCCGCTCGATCCGCGCATCGCGCGCATGCTGCTGGCGGCCGAGCAGCAGCGCTGCGTGCGCGAGGTGCTCGTCATCGCCAGCGCCCTGTCGGTGCAGGATCCGCGCGACCGCCCGATGGAGCGCGCGCAGGCCGCCGACGAGAAGCACAAATTGTTCGCCGACGAGCGTTCCGACTTCATGGGTTGGCTCAAGCTGTGGAAGTGGTACGACGAGCAGCTGAAGCACAAGAAGACCAACCGCCAGCTGCAGACGCTGCTGCAGGACCACTTCCTGTCGCCGCGGCGCATGCGCGAATGGCGCGACATCCACGGCCAGCTCCATGCCCAGGTCGCCGAGCTCGGCCTGCGCGAGAACGAGAAGGACGCCGGCTACGACGCCATCCATCAGGCCCTGCTCACCGGCCTGCTCGGCAATATCGGCTTCAAGTCGGACGAAGCGAAGGGGCGGCCGAAGCCGGGCGAGGGCAACTACCAGGGCGCACGCGGCATCAAGCTGTCGATCCACCCCGGCTCGGCGCTGGCGAAGAAGGGGCCCAAGTGGATCATGGCGGCCGAACTGACCGACACCGGCCGTCTGCTCGCGCGCACCGTCGCCGAGGTGCGCCCCGAATGGATCGAGGCGGCGGGCCGCCATCTGCTGACGCGCATGTACATCGAGCCGCACTGGGAGAAGGACGGCGCGCGCGTGGCCGCGTTCGAGCGCGTGAGCCTGTATGGCATCACCCTGGTGCCGCGGCGCAAGATCCACTACGGGCCGATCGACCCGGCGCTGTCGCGTGAGCTGTTCATCCGCGGCGCGCTGGTCGCGGGCGACTACGACACGCGCGCCGCGTGGCATGCGCACAACCGGGCATTGATCAAGGAAATCGAGGACCTCGAGCACAAGGCGCGCAAGTCGGGCGTGTGGCTCGACGAGGAGCGCATCTTCCGCGTGTTCGACGCGCGCATTCCGGCCGATCTCCACAATGGAGCGGCGTTCGAGAGCTGGCGCGCCGAGGCCGAAACCGCCGACCCCAGAATCCTGTTCCTGCAGCGCGAGGACATTCTTGGCGAGGGACTCGGCGCCGACCACACGCTGTTCCCCGAGGCCATGCAGGTCGACGGCGTGACGTGCAAGCTCAAATACCGTTTCGAGCCGGGCCATCCGCTCGATGGCGTGACGCTGCGCCTGCCGTTGTATCTGCTCAACCGCATCGAGCCGGCGCAGGTCGACTGGCTGGTGCCGGGCCTGATCCGGGAGAAGCTCACCGCGCTCCTGAAGAACCTGCCGAAGGACAAGCGCCGCCCGCTGATCCCGCTGCCCGACACGGTCACCGCCTTCCTCTCGGTGGCGAAGCCGGGCGAGGCGCCGCTGACCGAGGCGCTTACCCGCTTCATCCGGCGCAAGAGCGGTGCCGACGTTCATCCGGACGAGTGGAAGGGCGAGTTGCCCGCGCATCTGAAGATGAACGTGAGCGTCGTCGACGACAGCGGCGAGGAACTCGCCAGCGGCCGCGATCTCGCCGCCCTGCGCCGGCAGCTCGGCGGCACGGCGCGCATCACCTACGGCGGCGGGGCCGAGGACAACCCCTTCGAGCGCGCCGGGCTGACCGAGTGGACGTTCGGCGACCTGCCGGAGCAGGTGAAATTCAGGCGCGCCGGGCGCGAGCTGGTCGGCCATCCGGCGCTCGTCGACAACGGCGAGACGGTCGACCTGCGCCTGCTCGACGATGCCGCCGCGGCCGAGGCGGAAACGCGGCGCGGCGTGGTGCGCCTGCTGCGGCTCGCGCTCGCGGCCCAGTTCAAGCAGCTCGACAAGGACCTGTCGCGGGAGACCGCGCTGGCACTGAAGTACCGCGCATTCGGCAGCGCCGAGCAGTTGCGCGCCGAAGTGCTGGACGCGATCGCCGCGCGTGCGCTGCTGGGCGACGACGACGTGCCGCGCAGCCAGAGGGAATTCGAGAAGCAGAAGGAGCGCGCCAAGCCGCGCATTGCGGTGGTGAAGCAGGCGCTGCTGCGCGACATCGCCGAGATCCTCGACCTGCACGCCCAGGTCGCCGCGCGGCTCGCTGCCAAGCCGCAGTTTCCCGGCGTGATGCGCGACGAGGCCGCGCATCTGGCGGCGCTGGTGTCGAAGGACTTCATCACCGCGACGCCGTGGGCGCATCTGAAGGACCTGCCACGATACCTGCGCGGTATCCTCAAGCGGCTGGAAAAACTGCCGGCGGCCGAGCAGCGCGACGCGCGAGGCATGGCCGGAGTGCTCACGCTGCAGAACAAATACGCGGTACGACGCGCGCAGGTGAAGGGCGCCGTGCCGGCGGCGCTCGACGAATTCCGCTGGCACCTCGAGGAGCTGCGGATTTCGCTGTTCGCACAGGAGCTGAAGACGCCCTACCCGGTGTCGGTCAAGCGCCTCGACAAGCTGTGGGACGAGCTTGCCAGGCAGCCGCTGGCTTGA
- a CDS encoding energy-coupling factor ABC transporter permease — translation MNSTALGFSASLLPESFHLAGWLGVAFLAWRWLQSGDWRRLGEADWLNLFLGATVVVLGLWQIRTGVKPGLAFHLYGLAALTLMFGFWRATFAGALVLVVNAAFGRASWAPLGVDVLLMAALPAAVSWGVCRFIERRLPNHFFIYVLGNGFFGAALSVVAVGLVTTALMAVAGVYSLDYLLTQYTPYATVLLGWAEAFSTGMAVTVMAVYRPAWLETFDDARYIRDK, via the coding sequence ATGAATTCTACCGCGCTCGGCTTCTCCGCATCATTGCTGCCCGAATCCTTTCACCTCGCCGGCTGGCTCGGCGTCGCCTTCCTGGCCTGGCGCTGGCTGCAGTCGGGCGACTGGCGGCGCCTCGGCGAGGCCGACTGGCTCAACCTCTTCCTCGGTGCGACGGTCGTCGTGCTGGGCCTCTGGCAGATCCGCACCGGCGTCAAGCCGGGACTGGCGTTCCATCTCTATGGCCTCGCCGCGCTGACGCTGATGTTCGGCTTCTGGCGCGCCACCTTCGCCGGCGCGCTGGTGCTGGTCGTGAACGCGGCGTTCGGACGGGCGAGCTGGGCGCCGCTGGGTGTCGACGTGCTGCTGATGGCGGCGCTGCCGGCGGCAGTCAGCTGGGGCGTGTGCCGCTTCATCGAGCGGCGCCTGCCCAACCACTTCTTCATCTACGTGCTGGGCAACGGCTTCTTCGGCGCGGCGCTGTCGGTGGTCGCGGTCGGCCTCGTGACCACCGCCCTGATGGCGGTCGCGGGGGTCTACTCGCTCGATTACCTGCTGACCCAGTACACGCCCTACGCAACCGTGCTGCTCGGCTGGGCCGAAGCCTTCTCGACCGGCATGGCGGTGACGGTGATGGCGGTCTACCGTCCGGCCTGGCTGGAAACCTTCGATGACGCCCGCTACATCCGCGACAAATAA
- a CDS encoding YecA/YgfB family protein, with the protein MSARPVSPSASTPLSDAEIDELADLVDLIDERTDVPVSLEGLDGFLLALACSPRTIPPAEFFPVLLERADGIDAVFEDEADAARFLALFERRRGEIARALAAPIENLADPRALSPLIMDWQGLLADLPPAEARRLEDAGIPPYAQLWAGGFLLAVEHWESEWELPAGSKDEAFVDEMLDPFYILAAPLDELSTEERAVRREDHVALAVWGAYELREFWLDRGQGVRA; encoded by the coding sequence ATGTCCGCCCGCCCCGTTTCCCCTTCCGCCAGCACCCCGCTCAGCGACGCCGAGATCGACGAGCTGGCCGACCTCGTCGACCTCATCGACGAACGCACCGACGTGCCCGTCTCGCTCGAAGGTCTCGACGGCTTCCTGCTCGCGCTGGCGTGCAGCCCGCGCACGATTCCGCCCGCGGAGTTCTTCCCGGTGCTGCTGGAGCGCGCCGACGGCATCGACGCGGTGTTCGAGGACGAGGCGGACGCGGCCCGCTTCCTGGCCCTGTTCGAGCGCCGCCGCGGCGAGATCGCACGCGCGCTGGCCGCACCGATCGAGAATCTCGCCGATCCACGGGCGCTGTCGCCGCTGATCATGGACTGGCAGGGCCTGCTGGCCGACCTGCCGCCGGCCGAGGCACGACGCCTGGAGGACGCAGGCATCCCGCCCTACGCCCAGCTCTGGGCCGGCGGCTTCCTGCTCGCGGTCGAGCACTGGGAGAGCGAATGGGAACTCCCCGCCGGCAGCAAGGATGAGGCCTTCGTCGATGAAATGCTCGACCCCTTCTACATCCTCGCCGCGCCGCTCGACGAACTCAGCACCGAAGAGCGCGCGGTGCGCCGCGAGGACCACGTCGCCCTCGCCGTCTGGGGTGCCTACGAACTGCGCGAATTCTGGCTCGACCGCGGCCAGGGCGTGCGCGCGTGA
- a CDS encoding histidinol-phosphatase translates to MKLVLFDLDNTLLAGDSDYEWGQFLIAKGAVDGAHYEAKNRAFYEDYKAGRLDIYAFLAFALRPLATHSRQQLDAWHAEYMETRIRPMITQAARDLVNRHLNEADLVAVITATNSFVTGPIAKEFGIPHLIATDPEEIDGHFTGEVAGTPCFREGKVVRLEHFLEAHGTRLDCLDTSWFYSDSHNDLPLLEKVRHPVAVDPDPTLRAHAEAQHWPVISLREAGAREQR, encoded by the coding sequence ATGAAACTCGTTCTCTTCGACCTCGACAATACCCTGCTGGCCGGCGACTCCGATTACGAGTGGGGCCAGTTCCTCATTGCCAAGGGCGCGGTCGACGGCGCGCACTACGAAGCCAAGAACCGGGCGTTCTACGAGGACTACAAGGCGGGGCGCCTCGACATCTACGCCTTCCTCGCATTTGCGCTGCGCCCGCTCGCGACCCACAGCCGCCAGCAGCTCGACGCCTGGCACGCGGAATACATGGAGACGCGCATCCGGCCGATGATCACGCAGGCGGCGCGCGACCTCGTGAACCGGCATCTGAACGAGGCCGATCTCGTCGCCGTCATCACGGCGACCAACAGCTTCGTCACCGGGCCGATCGCGAAGGAATTCGGCATCCCGCACCTGATCGCGACCGACCCCGAGGAAATCGACGGCCATTTCACCGGCGAGGTCGCGGGCACGCCGTGCTTCCGCGAGGGCAAGGTCGTGCGGCTCGAACACTTCCTCGAGGCGCATGGCACCCGGCTCGACTGCCTCGACACCAGCTGGTTCTACAGCGACTCGCACAACGACCTGCCGCTGCTCGAGAAAGTCCGCCATCCGGTCGCCGTCGACCCCGACCCGACGCTGCGCGCGCACGCCGAGGCGCAGCACTGGCCGGTGATCTCGCTGCGCGAAGCGGGCGCTCGGGAGCAACGCTGA
- a CDS encoding PDC sensor domain-containing protein, which translates to MPILAPNRVPRATPSTLAESVAQQREALANLLREPLALAAQACSRAWPSRAGLNAALTHAMRDLPACKYLYALDTRAMQLSDNISHAGLIETDYGRDRSDRPYMNEAVPNQGFLLSQAYISLRAKRPSLTAIQIVRDDDGHVLGFVGADFDLRDLPLTGKLYEEPTYWRQIKGDPAIRGAVFHQTRSDSQLDLQLDTVLGVMEELMSDRGVFHGKLHFSSSRATIWLVDDPYRYRLLDIEALTDPDTCLSYPRRPYPADAVVPKEKIRPVLEALRGLRFMDETFYLRAGSLNIFNGMVGLTFSCDGSHYLPWDEFLSKGYDFWAPDNPTGLSCPV; encoded by the coding sequence ATGCCGATCCTCGCACCGAACCGCGTGCCCAGGGCGACGCCCTCGACGCTGGCCGAAAGCGTCGCGCAGCAGCGCGAAGCGCTTGCCAACCTGCTGCGCGAGCCGCTTGCGCTGGCGGCGCAGGCGTGCAGCCGGGCGTGGCCGAGCCGCGCCGGCCTGAACGCGGCGCTGACCCACGCAATGCGTGATCTGCCGGCGTGCAAGTACCTGTACGCGCTCGACACCCGCGCGATGCAGCTGTCGGACAACATCAGCCACGCGGGCCTGATCGAGACCGACTACGGGCGCGACCGCTCCGACCGTCCCTACATGAACGAGGCCGTGCCGAACCAGGGCTTCCTGCTGTCGCAGGCCTACATCAGCCTGCGCGCCAAGCGGCCGTCGCTGACCGCGATCCAGATCGTCCGCGACGACGACGGCCACGTGCTCGGCTTCGTCGGCGCCGACTTCGACCTGCGCGACCTGCCGCTCACCGGCAAGCTGTACGAGGAGCCGACCTACTGGCGGCAGATCAAGGGCGACCCGGCGATCCGCGGCGCGGTGTTCCACCAGACCCGCAGCGACAGCCAGCTGGACCTCCAGCTCGACACGGTGCTCGGCGTGATGGAGGAGCTGATGAGCGATCGCGGCGTGTTCCACGGCAAGCTGCATTTCTCCAGCAGCCGTGCGACCATCTGGCTGGTCGACGACCCCTACCGCTACCGCCTGCTCGACATCGAGGCGCTGACCGATCCCGACACCTGCCTCAGCTATCCGCGCCGCCCCTATCCGGCGGACGCCGTCGTGCCCAAGGAAAAGATTCGCCCGGTGCTCGAGGCGCTGCGCGGCCTGCGCTTCATGGACGAGACCTTCTACCTGCGCGCGGGCTCGCTCAACATCTTCAACGGCATGGTCGGGCTGACCTTCTCGTGCGACGGCTCGCACTACCTGCCGTGGGACGAGTTCCTCTCCAAGGGCTACGATTTCTGGGCGCCCGACAACCCGACGGGGCTCAGCTGCCCGGTCTGA
- a CDS encoding RrF2 family transcriptional regulator codes for MRLTAYTDYALRTLMYLAAHRDRLVTISEIADAHGISKNHLMKVVYQLGLSGMVETVRGRNGGLRLNHEPEDINIGRVVRLTETDFHMAECFDPSGNHCLYSPACALKDVLQTATTAYLDVLDQVTLAGLMKGGRAGAKTAPVRMHAAVKKDKKAA; via the coding sequence ATGAGACTGACTGCCTACACCGACTACGCGCTGCGCACGCTGATGTATCTCGCCGCCCATCGCGACCGCCTGGTCACGATTTCGGAGATCGCCGATGCGCACGGCATTTCGAAGAACCATTTGATGAAGGTGGTCTACCAGTTGGGGCTCTCCGGCATGGTGGAGACGGTGCGCGGCCGCAACGGCGGACTTCGGCTCAATCACGAGCCGGAGGACATCAATATCGGCCGGGTGGTACGCCTGACCGAGACCGATTTCCACATGGCCGAATGCTTCGACCCGTCGGGCAACCATTGCCTGTACTCGCCGGCGTGTGCGCTCAAGGATGTGCTGCAGACCGCGACGACCGCCTACCTGGACGTCCTCGACCAGGTGACGCTGGCTGGCTTGATGAAGGGCGGACGCGCCGGCGCGAAGACGGCTCCCGTCCGCATGCATGCCGCCGTCAAGAAGGACAAGAAGGCGGCGTGA